The genomic region GTACTAAGTGAATCGGCGAATTTGCATCTTCTAGTCGTAACTTACGAGGTTAGACTCTTTGACAACCCAAATTTATGTCCAGTTAAAATATTCAATATTGTTGGTTGGTTGCCTATATTATTACTTAAATTCTGCCCTAATCTTTGgagtaatattttttttttttgctatgtTTTGATGTAAGTTTGTTACCCGACTTGTTATGATCTGTCTTGTTGTAACATGACCCATTTTATGCAACCCTTGATGAAAAATTCTGCTACTGACTGTAGGTTTAGAATCTGACTTAATCTATAGGCTATACCTTGGTTTTAGGTTTAATGGATCATTGGGCTTGATCCAGTCTATAAGCATTCCCTTTATAAGAGACGCTTAACCATTTGATAAGAAGTTCTCTCCCATCCTCTAATATCATCCATTTAATTATATACTACATATATTGTTGTacattttatatgtatattatatcgaTCTATATACATCACGATCATGAACTTGATTGTGCGATAGTGTTTCCGAGGACTATAGACTCAAGAAAAGCAAGGGATgctaaaaatggtccaaaacCTAACGAAAAAGCCCAACTGGAATTTCATTGTAACAACAATATTTAGTGGTTTCTATATGAACTAAGAAATTATATACAACACACATAGGGGAAAGAACTATGTTGTACAATATATATTGCGACAACACGCAAAATAAAATCTGATATTTAGTTTttgaatgttaaaaaaaataaaaacttacatatatagggggggggggggatcatATCACTAGACCATTAGGTTATGAGTGTTAGGGATGCCAATGAAACCCAAACTCAATGGGAATATTCGAAACCTGAAACATCTGAGACGGGTTTAGGTCCGGGTAATCGGGTCTGGGGCCGGTATGGAATTACCTTCAAAAAAAGTCGCGGGTATGGAATTTGATGATATACCTGTTTTACCTGACCCGATTACCCGCGAACATATACATGCTTACGTGATTATATACAatgattttctttttttattatttattttaagtttatattatcaAATTCCACCATCCCAATTCCCATGCCATTCCCAAAACTTTGAACCATTTGTATAGACTTTAAAATACTTAAAACATTTGTTTTCTAAATAATCTATACCATTGGACCATTTCCGTTTCAAGAAACATTATAGTTAATAGTTACTACCCGATGAGTTTTGGGTCATGCATACCCAGCGTATACTTTTAATACACTAACAGGTATTCCCAAAATCTGTAGGTATGTCAGATAGATATCTGACAGGTGTTACCCAAAAAATACGCGACAGGTTTTAGGTCAAGTATAAAACAAATTTTTATAATAAGTCTAGAGTTACGATTACCTGAAACCATCCCAAACCAAACCCTTTGCCATCCATAGGGTGTTGGTTTTTATTTGAACGTTGGGAAAAGTTGTGAAAGTCAATTGGGCATGGAATTGAGATGTTTTGTAAAAGCAAGGAGATCACTTCACTTCTTTTGAGGTGTCACAATCAAACATTCCCAAGTACATCCATTTATTTGTCAATTTCAATCTTTTGAAATTACATGCATTTGGGTCTCCCTATTATTATTCTTGTGTTGTTGCATACCTTTTTTTTTATAGTAGTAACATACCCTAGGCAAATCAAGACAATCGTTAAAATAAAAACGAGCTCGCtcataaaatgaccaaaatacccttcgaTCCGTTGCATGCATATCCAAGGACCGTAAGTTAGATATCTACGACTTACCACGGTGACAAACCCAAATCGAGCGAGCTAACAAGCCGCTCATCAAGATAACTTAAAGACAACTCACacccatcatcatcaccatcatcattcatACAAAGCATCAACCTTTGCTTACACACCCGCAACCGATCTTCTAACAAGCTCCTTTCCGACTCATGCTTCATAACAATCCACCTCAAAGATTGAATAACCTCTTGATCATGTAACTGCTTTTCATGACTCAATCTCCGGTGTCGTTGGGCTTCCAACTCAACCACACTTTTCTCATTCTGCAGCCGCAGAATCATCTCCATGGCCGCCTCGGCTGCAGTAGTAGCCGCCATTCGCTCTTTCTCAAGCTCTAAGTAAGTATCATTCGCTCGTTGCCTCTCCATCTTCACCAGTTTTCTCAGAGACATTACATCGAACACTTCATCTTCATCATAACATTCTTGATTACCATCATCTTGATCATCAAAACCACTTGTGTTTCTACAATTTACAGTTTCTTTAACCACCTTCCATTGATCAATCATTGGTGGGTTTGAAAAATTCATAAAGTTGATCAACCCACACTTGCATTTTCTTGAACAAAACCGGTTCAAAACCCCCAAGTTGAATACGTTAAAATGCAAATATTTCAAACTGAAATAAAACAGAATTAAGAGACTCAAAAGATCAATGAACTTTTTGAAGCATCCATACATCAAAACCCCCAAACCCCACGAGTTAGAAACCGACATAACGAAATATACTGGATGAAAATTTGTGTATAACTCGTTGTAAGAATCCAGAACACCGTACAAAATGAAGAATTGACAAAAATGATGGTGTGTTCAAGAGTATTTGTATAGCATTTGAGGTGCAAATATCGAGATGTATGATAATTTTGTATCAATAAGAGGGAAAATCATGAAAACTATAGTGTAATACATATGGGCTGTTTCACGAATTTTGAATGGATAAGTATTAAACCAATAAGAGGACAAGGGGCGGTCAGTTAATTTTCCGTGATGGCACTTGAGCACGCGTGGAAGAAACAAACTTTCCACCACCAGTCATTTTTATAACGCGTGATAGCAGCACGTGTTCGATTTCTGTTATTTTTATCACGCCGTGGAAAATGGGTGTTG from Helianthus annuus cultivar XRQ/B chromosome 10, HanXRQr2.0-SUNRISE, whole genome shotgun sequence harbors:
- the LOC110882126 gene encoding protein FLOURY 1-like, which translates into the protein MSVSNSWGLGVLMYGCFKKFIDLLSLLILFYFSLKYLHFNVFNLGVLNRFCSRKCKCGLINFMNFSNPPMIDQWKVVKETVNCRNTSGFDDQDDGNQECYDEDEVFDVMSLRKLVKMERQRANDTYLELEKERMAATTAAEAAMEMILRLQNEKSVVELEAQRHRRLSHEKQLHDQEVIQSLRWIVMKHESERSLLEDRLRVCKQRLMLCMNDDGDDDGCELSLSYLDERLVSSLDLGLSPW